A genomic region of Fusarium falciforme chromosome 4, complete sequence contains the following coding sequences:
- a CDS encoding Helo-like-N domain-containing protein encodes MDPLSTGASVVTFLGLAFSVTKTVHDALSTIQDGPQVIQHLREEFSQLRGILERLSQISMSAIDAAELDGLARKCNDDVAGFEMRLRRLDTSGADGRRGRLWRKLKLCFTERDLEQMRHAVRGHVQLLTIRLNLLQVQQGSFSAAQSTEILNLLQKLREDVATLHQVNPAQTAAGDPTAPGIVELDMAEDVRCADSDLADSITRLMHLLEKKPCVVDSDDAEELVGDVERLLHSVQDEASTGMASGLAFGSNVSHNDGISKDLKLMRSVILSAPSINVNRNGISPQFGTNLGAY; translated from the coding sequence ATGGACCCCCTGAGCACCGGTGCAAGCGTCGTCACCTTTCTCGGGCTCGCCTTTTCGGTTACCAAGACCGTTCACGATGCCCTTTCTACCATACAGGATGGGCCGCAAGTCATTCAGCATCTCAGGGAAGAGTTTTCGCAGCTGAGAGGTATCCTGGAGCGATTGTCACAAATATCGATGAGCGCGATCGACGCAGCAGAGCTTGATGGCTTAGCAAGAAAATGCAATGATGACGTGGCCGGCTTCGAAATGAGGCTGCGTCGGCTCGATACTTCTGGGGCTGATGGCCGCAGAGGCAGGCTCTGGCGGAAGCTGAAGTTGTGCTTCACGGAGAGGGACTTGGAACAGATGCGACACGCCGTTCGAGGCCACGTCCAATTGCTCACCATCCGGTTGAATCTTTTACAGGTTCAGCAGGGCTCTTTTTCAGCGGCACAGTCAACCGAAATTCTCAATCTTCTCCAGAAACTGAGAGAAGATGTGGCTACCCTTCACCAAGTTAATCCCGCCCAGACCGCTGCCGGCGACCCAACGGCTCCAGGAATAGTCGAGTTGGACATGGCAGAGGACGTCCGTTGTGCCGACTCGGACCTTGCCGACAGCATTACGCGACTGATGCATCtgttggagaagaagccatgcGTCGTTGACTCGGACGACGCAGAAGAGCTCGTGGGTGACGTAGAGCGCCTTTTACACTCtgttcaagatgaagcaTCGACAGGAATGGCTTCAGGGCTAGCTTTTGGTTCCAACGTTTCTCACAATGACGGAATCTCAAAAGACTTGAAACTGATGAGAAGCGTGATATTGTCCGCTCCATCAATCAACGTCAACCGAAATGGTATTTCCCCTCAATTTGGTACAAATCTTGGAGCGTACTAA